CGCGGGAGGCCCGCTCCGTTCTGGGCGGCAACGGCATCACCACCGACTACTCCCCGCTGCGGCACGCCGTTAATCTCGAATCAGTGCGGACCTATGAGGGCACCGACGACGTGCACACCCTGATCCTCGGCAGGCACATCACCGGCCTGGGCGCTTTCCACTAAGCGCGGGTTGGCCCGGCTGGTCAGGCCGAGAAGCCGCCGTCGGCCTTGATCAGCTGTCCCGACACCCAGCGGCCGGCCGGCGAGAGCAGGAAGGCAACGGTTCCGGCGACGTCGGCCGGGGTGCCCAGGCGGCCGGTAGGCTGCTGCGCGGTGAGCTCCTCGCGGACGTCCGTGGTCATCCAGCCCGTATCCACCGGGCCCGGGTTCAGCACGTTCGCCGAGATCCCCTGCGGGCCCAGTTCGCGGGCGGCGGCAATCACAATCCTGTCCAGCGCCCCCTTCGAGGCGCCGTAAGGAAGGTTGAACGCTGTGTGGTCGCTGGTCAGCGCAACGATCGCGCCGCCGTCGTCCGTTGCCTGCCGTGCGAACGCGGCAATCAGTTGCCAGCTGGCGCGGGTGTTCACCGCGAAGTGCCGGTCAAAGGATTCGATGGTGGTGTCCAGCACGCCCGAATCCACCGACTCCGCGTGGCTGAGCACCAGGCCCTGCAATGGTCCGGCCAGCTGCGCGGACTCTGCAACCAGCCGGTCCGGGACGCCGGGGTCCTGGAGATCGGCCGACAGGACGTGGACCTTGGCGCCGATGGCTTCCAGCTCGGCGGTGAGCCGGACCACGTCCTCCGGTTCGCTTCCCCAGGGCATGCGGGCGTCGTAGTCTGCCCAGTAGGACAGGACCAGGTCCCAGCCGTCCGCAGCGAGCTGCCGGGCGATGCCGGCGCCGATGGCGGCCAGGCGCCCCACTCCGGTGACCAGGGCAACGGGGCGGGTGGGGACGGGTGCGACGGATTCCATCCGACCAGCCTAGCGGCGGCTGGTGCCCGCGCTGTTCAGGCCGCTGCCGGCTCTGCCCCTGCCGTCGTCCCCGCTGAGCCTTTGTGCCGGCGGATGGTGGCGCTGATGACGGCGGCAATGGTGCACATAGCCGCGGCCCCCAGCCACGCGTAGGTGTAGTGACCGGTGGCGTCGCGGAGGGCGCCGGCAGCGATGGCGGCCGCGGCAGCCCCGAGCTGGTGGGCGGCGAAGACCCACCCGAAAACCACGCTGCCGTCAGCCCCGAACGTCTCCCGGCAAATGGCGGCCGTGGGCGGGACGGTGGCTACCCAGTCGAGGCCGTAGATCACAACGAACACGATCATGCTGGGCTGCACCTCGGCGTTGAGCAGCAGCGGGAGCACCAGCAGGCCGATGCCGCGGAACTGGTAGTAGACGGCCAGCAGGATGCGGGGGTTGAAGCGGTCCGTCAGCCAGCCGGAGGCGATGGTGCCGATGATGTCGAAAATCCCGACGACGGCGAGCAGCCCCGCCGCGGTGGTTTCCGGCATGCCGTGGTCATGGGCGGAGGGGATGAAGTGGGTGCCGATCAGGCCATTGGTGGTGGCGCCGCAGATGGCGAATCCGGCTGCGAGAGCCCAGAAGGTCCGGACCTTGCTGGCGCGTCGGAGCACCTGCAGGGCACGGATGGCGGCGTTGGTCCGGGGGCCATTGTCCGGAACCGTGGCGGTTTCCGGTTCCGGGGCTTCCAGGGCCGCTGGCTCCGCCCCGTACGGCAGGACCCCGACGTCGGCAGGCGAGTTCTTGAGGAACTTCAACACCAGCGGGACAACGGCGAGCGCGCCGGCGGCAATCAGCAGGGAGGCCTGCCGCCAGCCCGGGTCCTGGGCCAGCATGGCGATGAAGGGCAGGAACACCAGCTGTCCGGCCGCGCTGCCGGCGGTGAGGATGCCGATCACCAGGCCGCGGCTCCTGGTGAACCAGGTGTTGGCGATGGTGGCGGCAAAGACCAGGGCCATGGAACCGGTACCCAGCCCGATCAGCAGCCCCCATGTCAGCAGGATCTGCCAGGACTGGTTCACCAGCACGGTCAGGGCGCTGCCCATGCCGATCAGGACCAGTGCCGTTGCGGTGACGGCCCGGACGCCGAACCGTTCCATCAGGGCGGCGGCGAACGGGGCGGTCAGGCCGAAGAGCACCAGGTTGATGCTCACGGCCGCGGACAACACGGTGGTGGACCAGCCGAACTCCTGCTGGAGCGGGACCATGAGGACACCCGGGGCGGCCCGGAACCCGGCTGCCCCGACGAGGGCCAGGAACGCGACCGCGGCCACCGTCCATGCGGGGTGCAGGCGCCTGCGCTTCCGGGGCGGCGAGGCGGGGGCAACAGAGTCCGCGGGAATTGGGGAGGCCTCTTCTGGCAGGATGCTCATGCGGCTGATCCCTTCGCGGAAGCAGTGGACAACGGAATGGGCTGCTCAGACCTGGCCCGGCTGTGCCAGCTGGTGTTAGCCGCGGTCAGCCTTTCCCCGCATTCCGTGCAGGTGTCCGCCGAGGTGGTGGGATTCCCGCACCCGGCGTGGATGACGTAGAGGTGCGCCTTGTCCGAGGGCGCCGGCAGGTGCTTCTCCGCCCAGATGGTCACCGCGTTCAGGACCGGGAGCGCGTCCTCACCCATGGGAGTGAGGACGTACTCCTGGCGGGAGCGGCCGCCGTCGTCATATGCCTTTTTCGCCAGCAGCCCCGACTCAACAAGGCCTGCCAGGCGCTTGGTGAGGACCGAGTCCGCCACCTCCAGCCGGTCCTTCATGGCATCAAAGCGGCCGTTTCCGAAGAAGACCTCGCGCAGCACCAGGATGCTCCAAGGGTCGCCCAGGATGTCCAGGCCGCGGGCCATGCTGCAGTTGCGTTGGGACCAGTCGGATCGAAGAGGCATACGGAAAAAGCTAGCTGACTTTCTTCAAGAAAGCCAGGGTTTCCGGAGGGATGTTAAGAGATGTTGGAGAACGCCCGGTCCAGGTCCGCGATCAGGTCCCCCGCGTCCTCGATGCCGCAAGATAGGCGCAGCAGGTTCACGGGGACGGCCAGCTCGGTGCCCTTAACCGAAGCGTGGGTCATCTCGGAGGGGTAGTTCATGAGCGACTCGATCCCGCCCAGGGACTCCGCCAGCGTGAACACGGACGTGGACTCGGCCACCTTGCGGGCAGCTGCTTCGCCGCCCTTGAACTGGACGGACACCATGCCGCCGAACTTGCGCATCTGGCGCTTGGCCAGCTCGTGGCCCGGGTGGTTTGGCAGGCCCGGGTAGAGGACGGCCTCCACCTCGGGGCGTTCCAGCAGCCATTCGGCCACGGCCTGCCCGTTCTCGCTGTGCCGGTCCATCCGGACGCCCAGCGTCTTCAGGCCGCGGGTGGTCAGGAACGCATCCATCGGCCCGGACACGGCGCCCACGGCGAACTGCACGAAGCCGATTTTCTCTGCCAGCTCTGCGTCCTTCACCACGACGGCGCCGCCCACCACGTCGGAGTGGCCGCCGATGTACTTGGTGGTGGAATGGACCACCACGTCGGCACCCAGGGCGAGCGGGTTCTGCAGGTACGGGGACGCGAAGGTGTTGTCGACGACAAGGAGGGCGCCGGCGTCGTGCGCAATGTCGGCGAGCGCCACGATGTCGGTGATCTTCATCAGCGGGTTGGACGGCGTCTCCACCCACACGAACCGGGTCTTGTGGGCTTCCACCGCGTGGCGGACCCGGTCCAGGTTGGCCATGTCCACCGGGGTGTTGCCGATCCCCCAGTCCCCCAGAACCCGGCTGATCAACCGGTACGTGCCGCCGTACGCGTCGTTGCCCAGCACAATGTGGTCCCCGGGCCGGGTCAGCGCGCGGATGAGCGCGTCCTCCGCAGCAAGGCCCGAGCTGAAGCTGTAGGCGTGGGTGCCCAGTTCCAGCGCGGCGAGCTGTTCCTGCAGCGCATCCCTGGTGGGGTTGCCGCCGCGGCCGTACTCGTAGCCGCTGCGCAGGCCGCCGATGCCGTCCTGCGCATACGTGGAGCTGAAGTGCAGCGGCGGCACCACGGCACCGGTGCGGGGCTCGAAGTCCTGGCCGGCGTGCACGGCACGGGTGTTGAAACCCTGGTTTTCAGAGGCAGGCATGATGCTCCTTATCGGGGTTGGCTGATCGGGGTCAGGCAGTTCAGTTGCTGAGATAGGCCAGCAGGTCGTGCCGGGTGAGGATGCCCACGGGCGCGCCCACGAAGGTGACCATCAGGGTGTCCGAGTCCGAGAGCAGTTCCCTGGCCGCGGAAATGGTTTCCAGTGACCCGATGACGGGAAGTTTGGGTCCCATGTGCTCGGAGATCTTGTCCGTGAGCTTGGCTTCGCCGCGGAACAGCTTGGCGGTGAGGGTGCGTTCGTCCACGGCGCCCAGGACCTCGCCCATGACCACGGGCGGTTCCTGTGACAGGACCGGGATGTGGCTGACGCCGAACTCGTTCATGATGTTGATGACGTCGCGGACGGACTCGTTGGGGTGGATGTGCACCAGGTCCGGCAGCTCGCCGTTCTTGGATTTGATGACCTCCCCCACGGACGTTTCCTCGCCACCGGAGAGGAACCCGTAGGAACGCATCCACTGGTCGTTGAAGATCTTGGCCAGGTAGCCGCGGCCCGAGTCGGGAAGGATGACCACGACGACGGCACTTTCCGGCAGGTCCCTGGCCGCCTGGAGCGCGGCTACTACGGCCATGCCGGAAGAGCCGCCCACCAGCAGCCCCTCTTCCCGGGCCAGGCGGCGGGTCATGGCGAAGGAATCGGCGTCGGTGACCGCGATGACGTCGTCGGGGATGGTCTTGTCGTAGTTCGCCGGCCACATGTCCTCGCCGACGCCCTCGACAAAGTACGGGCGGCCGGTGCCGCCTGAGTAGACCGAACCCGCGGGGTCCGCGCCGATGATCCGGACCACCCCGCCGTCGGACTCCGGCCTGTCAGCCGAAACCTCCTTGAGGTACCGCCCGGTGCCGGTGATGGTGCCGCCTGTACCGGCGCCGATGACGACGTGGGTAACCTTGCCGTCGGTGTCCCGCCAGATTTCGGGGCCCGTGGTCTTGTAGTGGCTGCCCGGTGCCGCAGGATTGGAGAACTGGTCCGGCTTGAAGGCGCCAGGGGTCTCGCGCGTGATCCGGTCGGACACACCGTAGTAGCTTTGCGGGCTGTCCGGCGGGACGGAAGTTGGCGTCACCACCACTTCGGCGCCGTAGGCCTGGAGCACGGCACGCTTGTCCTCGCCCACCTTGTCCGGGACCACGAAGACGCACTTGTAGCCCTTCTGCTGCGCCACCAGCGCCAGGCCCACCCCGGTGTTGCCGGACGTGGGCTCCACAATGGTGCCGCCGGGCTTCAGCTTGCCCTCGCGTTCGGCGTCCTCGATCATCTGCGCCGCGATGCGGTCCTTGATGGAGCCGCCGGGATTCAGGTACTCCAGCTTGACCAGGACGGTGGCTTTGATGCCTTCGGTCACGTGGTTGAGTTTGATGAGCGGGGTATTGCCGATGAGGTCCAGGATGGACTGGGCGTACTTCATAGGTACAAAACTACCGCTTCCTGTGAGCCCTTCCCTGCCGGGGGTGCGAGGATAGCCCGGTGAAGCAGTTCGCATGGCTCGAAGCCGCCCGGAGTTACCTGCTGCCCGGCGCCATCCTGGCAGCAGGCGTGGCCACCCTTGCATGGGGCGTACTCCCCCTTCCCGCGTTCGGGGAGCTGGCCACCCGCACCATTCCCATCCTTGCCTTCGTGCTGGCCATGTCCCTGGTCACCGAACTGGTGGACGAGGCTGGGCTGTTCCGGGTGGTGACGGACCGGCTTGCTGCCCTGGGCCGGGGCCGCGTCTTTCTCCTGTGGCTCCTGGTGGTGGCGGTCGCGACGATATCCACCGTCTTTCTGTCCCTGGATACCACCGCCGTGCTGGTGACACCCGTGGTGGTCCTCCTGGCGGTCCACGCCCGGATCCCGCCGCTGCCGTTTGCGCTGACCAGCATCTGGCTGGCCAACACCGCTTCCCTGCTGCTGCCGGTCTCCAACCTGACCAACCTCCTGGCCCAGGACCGGCTGGGCCTGACCCCCTGGCGCTTTGCGGGTCTGGTCTGGGCCCCTGCCCTGGTTGGCCTGCTGGTCCCGCTTGCCCTGCTCTGGCTCGCGTTCCGCCGGGACCTGCGCGGCACCTACGGGCCGCAGCCGGCGCATCCCGTCCGGGACAACACTCTGTTGAAGGCCGCGGCCGTCACGCTCCTGGTCCTGCTGCCCGCGCTGGTGTCCGGGATACCCGTCCAGTACCCGGCGCTCGCCGCGGCCGCCGTCCTGCTGGCGGTCTTCCTCCGCCGCAGGCCCTCCGTGCTGCGGTGGTCCATGGTCCCGTGGCGGCCGCTGATGCTGACGGTGGGCCTGTTCATGCTGATGGAGGCCCTGCACGCGCACGGGCTCACCACCCTGCTGGCGGGCGTGGCCGGGTCCGGGGACACCCTGCCCGCACTGCTGCAACTGGCCGGCGTCGGGGCGGCCGCGGCCAACGCAGCCAACAACCTTCCCGCCTACCTGGCACTGGAACCGGTGGCGGGATCGCCGGCCAGACTGGCCGCCCTGCTGATCGGAGTGAACCTGGGCCCGCTGGTGACCCCGTGGGCCTCGCTGGCCACGCTGCTGTGGCACGAGCGGCTGCGCGTCCTGAACGTGCCCATCAGGTGGGGCGGGTTTGCCGCCGCGGGCCTGGTGGCCGTTGCGCTGACCGTCCCGCTGGCCGTCCTGGCGCTGTGGGCGGCTGCCGGGATGCCCTGAGTTTTGGGGTGCCTTGCGTTGCGGCGGCCGGCGCCCGGCTCCCGATCAGCTGCCTGCGCCCGGCCCCTCGCCGGGAAGGTTCTGCCAAAGACCCATGACGTTGCCCTCGGGATCCTTGAAGTACGCCGTGTAGCCCATTCCGGGTATCTCGTTCTTCGGCATGACCACCGAGCCGCCCAGCTCCTCGACGCTCTTGAGGGTGGCGTTAATGTCCGGAACGTCGACGGTGATGACCGGGGCGGTGATCCGGCCGTCCCTGGCCATCATTCCCCCGTTGATGGCGCCCGCGGCCGCCGGCCGGCCGTCGTCGTCCATGTCCGTGGTGATGACCATGCTGTAGTCCATCCCCGGCACTGCTTCGATCCGCCAGCCCAGTGCCTCCTGGTAGAACTTCCTTGCCCGCTTCTGGTCGTCCGCGGGGATCTCGAAATGCACTACTCCGCCCATGGGGCCCTCCGAATCTTGTGATGCGCGGTCTATTGGCTTGCCCGGTCCCGGGTTCCTGTACTGCTTGCCCGAGTGCCACGCGGCGATCGTAATCCGGGCCCGGAAGGCGCAGAAGGGCCGATGGTCCCGCCGGGGTCGGTGGTCCATGGGACGATGGAAGGCATGACGATCGCAGAGGCACCTCCCCGGCTGGCAGCCGCGGCGGACATGTCCCTGCGGTGGTATCCGGAGGCTCCCTACAGCCTTTCCCGCACTCTTGCACCGCTCCTGCGCGGCAACAGCGATCCTTCGTTCAGCGTCCAGGGGGACGTCATCTGGAACGCATTTACGACGCCGGCCGGCCCGGCAACCCTGCGGCTCGCCCCGGCGGGCGGCGGCGAAGCAGGCGGGCCGCTGGTGGACATCCAGGCGTGGGGCCCCGGGGCTGCGGCCGCCGTGCAGGCGGCACCCCGGCTGCTGGGTGCGGAGGACGACTGGGGCGGTTTTGACGACCCCTCCTTCCACGCCACCCTCCCCCGCATGGTGCGGGAGGCGCGGCGGCGCTGCCTGGCGGTGCGGCTGCCGTCCAGCGGCCGCATGGTGGACCAACTGGTGCCGATCATCCTGGAGCAGAAGGTGACGGTGATCGAGGCACGGCGCGCCTACCGCTACCTGGTGCACCGCTATGGAACGCCGGCTCCCCCGGCCGGAACGTCCACACCGGCTGGCCTCGTCGTGCCGCCGACCGCGGCGCAGTGGCTGCAGGTTCCCAGCTGGGAGTGGCACAAGGCCGGCGTAGGACCCCAGCGTTCGGCCACGGTCATGCGGGCGTTGCGTTCCGCCGTCGCGCTCGAACGCCTCGCCGCCCTGCCGGCCGGGCAGGCGGCCCAGAAGATGCAGGTAATCCCCGGCATCGGGGTGTGGACCGCGGCGGAGGTGGTGCAGCGCACGCATGGCTGCCCGGACTCGATTTCGGTGGGCGACTACCACTTGGCGGCCTATGTGGGGGCGGCACTGACCGGACGCCGGACGGACGACGCCGGCATGCTCCGACTGCTGGAACCGTGGCGCGGGCACCGGCAGCGCGTGGTCCGGATGATCCAGAGCACCGGCTTCCGCAAGCCCACCTTCGGCCCGCGCATGACCATCCAGGACCACCGCGGGTACTGACCTGCGGACCGTGATCCGGGCCCGCACCACAGGCCCTGCTTTAAATCAGGGCGCTTGATCCGCCGGGCGATGGGTACGGCCATGGGTGAAAGCCGCCCGAGAGGCGGAGGGCTGCAACAGGACGGAAGGGACCCCATGAGCACCAACCCAGTCAGCATGAACCGGGCCAGCAGCGAGCGGCAGGCCGCGAATCCCGCCGCCTTGGACCCCGAGGCGCAGGACCCCACCGCCAATGACCCGGCCGCTGATGATCCCACCATCGCAGACCCGATGGGGGACGAGAAGGTGCGGCTTCAGCTGGCCATCTTCGAGGTCACCCGGGACGCCGACGGCAGGAGCCTCGGCGACATCCAGGAGATGCTGCGCGCTGCCTTCGCGCGGCACGGCGTCGAGACACCCCCAGGCACCTGGCTGGAATCGGTGGCATCCTCAGCCTTTTACGGTGAGCCATACATTGTGAACCTTCCTGCTGCCGTGGTCGCAGATACGATCGTGCCCGCCCCGAATCAGGAGGTCCGGGACCGGCTGGCCGCCCAGCGTGAGCTCCAGCAGGAGAAGCTCCCGGCCGGCATCTTCCCATCCCAGGAAGACTGGAACATCCCCGGCAGCGGGACGACCGGCGGCAGCACCCGCACGCTGTCGCTGCCGCAGTGGGAAAGCGGGGCGGTCCTGGCCCTGGCGGCACTGGCAGCGGTTGCCGTTGCCGCCGTCGTGGCTGTCCGGGCGGGAACCAGCCGCCGGCGCCGCGTCAACGCCTAGAGGCCCAGCCGGGCCACGGCTTCCTCGCGCATCTGGACCTTCCGGATCTTCCCCGAAACCGTCATGGGGAAGCTCTCCCTGACTTCCACATAGCGGGGGATCTTGTAGTGGGCCAGCTGCCCGCGGCAGAACTCGGTGAGGGATTCAGCAGTCAGCGGCCCGGCCCCTGGCTTGAGGATGACGCAGGCCATCAGTTCCTCGCCGTACCGCGGATCCGGGACGCCGATCACCTGCACGTCCTGGATGTCGGGGTGGGTGTACAGGAACTCCTCGATCTCGCGTGGGTAGATGTTCTCGCCGCCCCTAATGACCATGTCCTTGATCCGGCCTTCCACCACCACGTACCCGTCGTCGTCCATGCGGGCAAGGTCTCCGGTGTGCATCCACCCGTCGGCGTCGATGGCTTCGGCCGTCTTGTCCGGCTGGTTCCAGTACCCGGCCATCACGGCATAGCCGCGGGTGCAGAGTTCGCCGATCTGCCCGCGCTCCAGCTCCTCGCCGGTGGCAGGGTCTACGATCCGGCTCTCCAGCTGCGGCATGGTGCGGCCCACTGTCTCGGTGCGCTGCTGGAGCGTGTCCCCCTTGCGGGTCATGGTGGACACCGGCGAGGTCTCGGTCATGCCGTAGCAGATGGCCACATCCACCATGTTCATCTCCGAAATCACCCGGTTCATCACCTCGATGGGGCACAGCGAACCCGCCATCACTCCGGTGCGGAGCGTGGACAGGTCATAGCTGCCGAAGTCGGGCAGGGCCAACTCGGCAATGAACATGGTGGGCACGCCGTACAGCGACGTCCCCTCAAAGTCCTGGACAGCCTCAAGTGCGGCAGAGGGTGAAAAGCCGCGTCCCGGGATGATCGTGGCGGCACCGTGGCTGAGCGCGTTGAGGTTGCCGATCACCATGCCGAAGCAGTGGTAGAACGGCACGGGGATGACTACCCGGTCCCGTTCCGTGTAGCCCAGCAGCTCGCCGATCGCGAAGCCGTTGTTCAGGATGTTGTGGTGCGTCAGCGTGGCACCTTTGGGGAATCCGGTGGTGCCGGAGGTGTACTGCAGGTTGATGGGGTCGTGCGGCGAAAGTTCGGCCATGCGGGCTTTCAGAACCGAATGCCCGACGCCGTCCGCCCGGGTGAGCAATTCGCCATACGTAAGTTCCGCGTCACTTTGGGGGCTGCCGGCCTTGAGGGAGTCCAGTCCGTGGTCCGGGAGGAAGACGAGCTCCCGCAGGTCCGGGCAGGTAAGGAGCGCATGGCGGGCCATGTCCACGTAGGCGCTGTTGCTGTCAGACGGCGCGGTGACCAGCATGCGCATGCCGTTCTGCTTGACCACGAATTCGAGTTCATGGCTGCGGTAGGCAGGGTTGACGTTGACCAGGATGGCGCCCACTTTCGCGGTGGCGTACTGCAACAGCGTCCATTCGGCACAGTTAGGGCTCCAGATGCCCACCCTCTCCCCCTTGTCGACGCCCAAGGCGAGGAGCGCGCGTGCCAGCCGGTCGACGTCGTCGTTCATCTTGGTGTAGCTCCAGCGGCGGGCGTCACCGCCTGGCACCGGGGCGGCCTCGATCAGGGCGTCATGCAGCGGAAACTGCGCCACCACCCGCTCAAAGTTGGCGCCGATGGTTTCCCCCAGGAGCGGGACGTCAGTGTCCCCGGCTGTGTAAGCACGCATGAAGGCACGCTACCAACAGGATCACGGCAGGAGAAGGACGACAGGCGGGGAAACGGACGCAACAGAACCGGCAGGCCGGCGGCGCCCGGTATTGTGAAAACCATGAGTGCACCCATTGACCTGATAGCAACGTTCATCCCCAACGAGGGCGAGTTCCACCGCGTGAAATTGGCCCTGGATATCGCGATCGATGAGGTGGTGAAGGAGCCCGGCTGCATCCGTTACGAGCTGACCGAGGCCACCGAGGAAAAGCTGGTCCTGACCGAGCAGTGGGCGTCCCAGGAGGAGCTGGACAAGCATTCCAAGGGCACCGCAGTGCAGGACCTGAACGAGTCGCTCAGCGCGCTGCTGGCCGAACCGGTTAAGGTGGAACGCGTCTAGCGCTGACTCTTAAACGCAGAAATGCGGGACCTCCCATGGGAGGTCCCGCATTTGCTTTAAGACGAGTCTTAGAAGTCGGGGATCTGCGTGCCGTCCTGCGTGCCGCCCTGGGATCCGGCGGGCTTGCTTGCTGCCGCTTCTGCTTCCTCCCGCTGCTTGGCGACGTGGGCGTGGACCTCTTCCATGTCCAGCGCCTTCACTGCGTCCACCACCTGTTCCAGCTGCTGGGCGTTCAGCGCGCCGGGCTGGGAGAACACCAGCACCTTTTCGCGGAAGGCCATCAGCGTGGGGATTGAGGTAATGCCTGCCTCCGCCGCAAGCTGCTGCTCGGCTTCGGTGTCCACCTTGGTGAAGAGGACGTCGGGGTGCTTCTCCGAAACCGCGGAGTACGTGGGGCCGAACTGCTTGCAGGGACCGCACCATTCTGCCCAGAAATCGACCAGGACAATGTCGTTGCCTTCGATCGTGGATGCGAACTTTTCACCTGTGATGTCAAGGGTAGCCATGTGTCCACGGTACGCGCCCGGCCCGTCCCTGTCGCGCCTGTTCGCTCCCCGCGTCATTGGGAACAACAGGGAGTACGACGCCGGCACCCGGCCTTTAGGCGCCCGTCTTCCATAGGTGCGGCGCGGGTGTGCGGCTGCCGGGGAGGGCGC
This window of the Pseudarthrobacter defluvii genome carries:
- a CDS encoding cystathionine beta-synthase → MKYAQSILDLIGNTPLIKLNHVTEGIKATVLVKLEYLNPGGSIKDRIAAQMIEDAEREGKLKPGGTIVEPTSGNTGVGLALVAQQKGYKCVFVVPDKVGEDKRAVLQAYGAEVVVTPTSVPPDSPQSYYGVSDRITRETPGAFKPDQFSNPAAPGSHYKTTGPEIWRDTDGKVTHVVIGAGTGGTITGTGRYLKEVSADRPESDGGVVRIIGADPAGSVYSGGTGRPYFVEGVGEDMWPANYDKTIPDDVIAVTDADSFAMTRRLAREEGLLVGGSSGMAVVAALQAARDLPESAVVVVILPDSGRGYLAKIFNDQWMRSYGFLSGGEETSVGEVIKSKNGELPDLVHIHPNESVRDVINIMNEFGVSHIPVLSQEPPVVMGEVLGAVDERTLTAKLFRGEAKLTDKISEHMGPKLPVIGSLETISAARELLSDSDTLMVTFVGAPVGILTRHDLLAYLSN
- a CDS encoding VOC family protein; the protein is MGGVVHFEIPADDQKRARKFYQEALGWRIEAVPGMDYSMVITTDMDDDGRPAAAGAINGGMMARDGRITAPVITVDVPDINATLKSVEELGGSVVMPKNEIPGMGYTAYFKDPEGNVMGLWQNLPGEGPGAGS
- a CDS encoding thioredoxin family protein, whose protein sequence is MATLDITGEKFASTIEGNDIVLVDFWAEWCGPCKQFGPTYSAVSEKHPDVLFTKVDTEAEQQLAAEAGITSIPTLMAFREKVLVFSQPGALNAQQLEQVVDAVKALDMEEVHAHVAKQREEAEAAASKPAGSQGGTQDGTQIPDF
- a CDS encoding DNA-3-methyladenine glycosylase family protein, giving the protein MTIAEAPPRLAAAADMSLRWYPEAPYSLSRTLAPLLRGNSDPSFSVQGDVIWNAFTTPAGPATLRLAPAGGGEAGGPLVDIQAWGPGAAAAVQAAPRLLGAEDDWGGFDDPSFHATLPRMVREARRRCLAVRLPSSGRMVDQLVPIILEQKVTVIEARRAYRYLVHRYGTPAPPAGTSTPAGLVVPPTAAQWLQVPSWEWHKAGVGPQRSATVMRALRSAVALERLAALPAGQAAQKMQVIPGIGVWTAAEVVQRTHGCPDSISVGDYHLAAYVGAALTGRRTDDAGMLRLLEPWRGHRQRVVRMIQSTGFRKPTFGPRMTIQDHRGY
- a CDS encoding SDR family oxidoreductase — encoded protein: MESVAPVPTRPVALVTGVGRLAAIGAGIARQLAADGWDLVLSYWADYDARMPWGSEPEDVVRLTAELEAIGAKVHVLSADLQDPGVPDRLVAESAQLAGPLQGLVLSHAESVDSGVLDTTIESFDRHFAVNTRASWQLIAAFARQATDDGGAIVALTSDHTAFNLPYGASKGALDRIVIAAARELGPQGISANVLNPGPVDTGWMTTDVREELTAQQPTGRLGTPADVAGTVAFLLSPAGRWVSGQLIKADGGFSA
- a CDS encoding winged helix-turn-helix transcriptional regulator yields the protein MPLRSDWSQRNCSMARGLDILGDPWSILVLREVFFGNGRFDAMKDRLEVADSVLTKRLAGLVESGLLAKKAYDDGGRSRQEYVLTPMGEDALPVLNAVTIWAEKHLPAPSDKAHLYVIHAGCGNPTTSADTCTECGERLTAANTSWHSRARSEQPIPLSTASAKGSAA
- a CDS encoding SLC13 family permease, with translation MKQFAWLEAARSYLLPGAILAAGVATLAWGVLPLPAFGELATRTIPILAFVLAMSLVTELVDEAGLFRVVTDRLAALGRGRVFLLWLLVVAVATISTVFLSLDTTAVLVTPVVVLLAVHARIPPLPFALTSIWLANTASLLLPVSNLTNLLAQDRLGLTPWRFAGLVWAPALVGLLVPLALLWLAFRRDLRGTYGPQPAHPVRDNTLLKAAAVTLLVLLPALVSGIPVQYPALAAAAVLLAVFLRRRPSVLRWSMVPWRPLMLTVGLFMLMEALHAHGLTTLLAGVAGSGDTLPALLQLAGVGAAAANAANNLPAYLALEPVAGSPARLAALLIGVNLGPLVTPWASLATLLWHERLRVLNVPIRWGGFAAAGLVAVALTVPLAVLALWAAAGMP
- a CDS encoding cystathionine gamma-synthase → MPASENQGFNTRAVHAGQDFEPRTGAVVPPLHFSSTYAQDGIGGLRSGYEYGRGGNPTRDALQEQLAALELGTHAYSFSSGLAAEDALIRALTRPGDHIVLGNDAYGGTYRLISRVLGDWGIGNTPVDMANLDRVRHAVEAHKTRFVWVETPSNPLMKITDIVALADIAHDAGALLVVDNTFASPYLQNPLALGADVVVHSTTKYIGGHSDVVGGAVVVKDAELAEKIGFVQFAVGAVSGPMDAFLTTRGLKTLGVRMDRHSENGQAVAEWLLERPEVEAVLYPGLPNHPGHELAKRQMRKFGGMVSVQFKGGEAAARKVAESTSVFTLAESLGGIESLMNYPSEMTHASVKGTELAVPVNLLRLSCGIEDAGDLIADLDRAFSNIS
- a CDS encoding putative quinol monooxygenase; protein product: MSAPIDLIATFIPNEGEFHRVKLALDIAIDEVVKEPGCIRYELTEATEEKLVLTEQWASQEELDKHSKGTAVQDLNESLSALLAEPVKVERV
- a CDS encoding AMP-binding protein → MRAYTAGDTDVPLLGETIGANFERVVAQFPLHDALIEAAPVPGGDARRWSYTKMNDDVDRLARALLALGVDKGERVGIWSPNCAEWTLLQYATAKVGAILVNVNPAYRSHELEFVVKQNGMRMLVTAPSDSNSAYVDMARHALLTCPDLRELVFLPDHGLDSLKAGSPQSDAELTYGELLTRADGVGHSVLKARMAELSPHDPINLQYTSGTTGFPKGATLTHHNILNNGFAIGELLGYTERDRVVIPVPFYHCFGMVIGNLNALSHGAATIIPGRGFSPSAALEAVQDFEGTSLYGVPTMFIAELALPDFGSYDLSTLRTGVMAGSLCPIEVMNRVISEMNMVDVAICYGMTETSPVSTMTRKGDTLQQRTETVGRTMPQLESRIVDPATGEELERGQIGELCTRGYAVMAGYWNQPDKTAEAIDADGWMHTGDLARMDDDGYVVVEGRIKDMVIRGGENIYPREIEEFLYTHPDIQDVQVIGVPDPRYGEELMACVILKPGAGPLTAESLTEFCRGQLAHYKIPRYVEVRESFPMTVSGKIRKVQMREEAVARLGL
- a CDS encoding MFS transporter, yielding MSILPEEASPIPADSVAPASPPRKRRRLHPAWTVAAVAFLALVGAAGFRAAPGVLMVPLQQEFGWSTTVLSAAVSINLVLFGLTAPFAAALMERFGVRAVTATALVLIGMGSALTVLVNQSWQILLTWGLLIGLGTGSMALVFAATIANTWFTRSRGLVIGILTAGSAAGQLVFLPFIAMLAQDPGWRQASLLIAAGALAVVPLVLKFLKNSPADVGVLPYGAEPAALEAPEPETATVPDNGPRTNAAIRALQVLRRASKVRTFWALAAGFAICGATTNGLIGTHFIPSAHDHGMPETTAAGLLAVVGIFDIIGTIASGWLTDRFNPRILLAVYYQFRGIGLLVLPLLLNAEVQPSMIVFVVIYGLDWVATVPPTAAICRETFGADGSVVFGWVFAAHQLGAAAAAIAAGALRDATGHYTYAWLGAAAMCTIAAVISATIRRHKGSAGTTAGAEPAAA